One window of Hydractinia symbiolongicarpus strain clone_291-10 chromosome 3, HSymV2.1, whole genome shotgun sequence genomic DNA carries:
- the LOC130636471 gene encoding mediator of RNA polymerase II transcription subunit 12-like protein isoform X4 yields MAATVVDIYSRPLKKSRLGVPDIYPQRYKQEEDDLCESNVKQGYVNKLAVQNEFLTFRNTQLTQRQHYGSAREVSPMAQLSKFATQFNKILLQKQKYNTVQDTRKRLQINIKENFWHVTARSKHHVAQWMQELAGTKPLSQLAKKVPIFNKKDEIFSFLADNNVPLFRATWFLKITNAAHQNSISESKTKKRQNFDPYPEWTQTIIKFLREQLTKLSDYYSQPYTSLSQRPPLEIDTANKQWSYGILLAEWMMKEELLDKNEFFQWAIELMNNKINQDDTLLKHILPFILRHLDTIVQSQVLARVLANYAIKKLNLINTSAENMQSLREVDQEGKLNIRSSSPVLPMLTEYKGCHQHRSMVTILCGIIQAITIRCPAALIWSIAKVNNTDPSKSHILGSPLDKLPCPPSDLLITSAEDNENERTEKEQIRSALRERENEIRNRSIAIERRWISPSNQGTKTADEYLFVLDILDQTNFHESKSTGIGETLHESIFMNKNATVDYKEQFEIDKPIILLLCEWATTVKRHGKHRSLIAATIIQLRQNYLLDQIFKDSGESENNMKLSYPYQDVLMEFLDTSAPNPGFTSAYLDTSFRQLVLLFSELISYDVFSHDKYMCTLVARGDFSPEILRKISSCRGLLQSEKKTTTNEKIKVRHPSLNDHDYQAGVSKFELDAFMDPHSDLQNILNGTPVSEAAPPLFGMTSPAHTPPTTLILENQEDKDGSRKEAHALFALHFPIPPNSETTHDSNQRLVLLYGVGANRQGQIKHVSDMEKKLSKLFDSSQKEEKRAKTKETKNLTEKKTEILKNFQQLPIHDQYNLSTNFAAKLQDVKQQDLGHYGVLGGVPSAFQLALLFDLLEMSGNIQGLMQFISSFISPREHAFIKDDENTYMYSDQPSKLHIVVSYIRKYYSCFLNFSEACGNIFRGLLQTVENIADPAYCGSTERCVMVLLHDMYESCLHLQHRYADIFSTASSKIAAAICSPLQPSNTSLLWDTALLSECFKDPRKMKLDVIWKEFLTNDRPARLYSFVCNAVLAVTKCKNQKRLHDISMVCCEATSHIAGLRTEWLGVINACCCPSNPGLGYEDLITSINLGNSAIQQSLAIFVCVLIARHCFNLNDFLSKVTHSALKDWSSKSLQSSSGIQLTILILEHLLNDNMDHYSQVNQNEFAESPYEHYLLIGELNNISVEHILLVLKRLVVIGEKAINNLTESSSRDEVFDTLFSNETLGLPQNTDLFDVPFSQAKSSSSQDKAVNTGSLARNCLLHICDQSWVQNKILLNENKNTLLKGFNDAELTINQVQNLMSMLISKTPCASSTQYIDFQLSTNRICKNLDKWCLHHSSIELQFLMKICNKEDTSRLLSAIGRAVMSTLTEDEEPQHKKSSLVGPLISKLPVNVQGRILKSASETMEKGKWWNPSGSNSKLTANSQKTLFTLISSCLRNQEENKSIFLNSLQKQLQSLVVAPEEEKLDLSPEATNALLDAIHLRLNLIGMLFDTILKTNTILFDWIVSLFYLLACGIIPLKDYDHSRSSMCTDLTDMIVILLQTVQQNEAATPSQQQTLPNDTHKFSTVVKRLRKELSNRAITATTLHCEELLPLHTPLCEIVTTEPIRPNDITQTNSSTPLNKNKTEESTPQPEYGLKRTGIQKVSAWELLEDTKSPIPLALSMFGAVRIEKRPLRYVEESMRLISHTHQHRKPMSYFLNANPEEEEDEKEEAVLKSQPSTPVALAGFPLNSNQQFLPSVNENSVLTNDEQMDDATKLAMMKKQHQELQRQRSNQLKRQLSRTSPQPEMLAPDNKQKKMVQMQGRSVTAAGSSFAQQQLLAQQQQQQAQQLQQQQTLSQQGQQPQQQQQQQQTLSQQGQQPNQQLKPAQQSLLQQQQQLQQKLQLQQHLQQQQHQLQSQQQQQLQSLQQQQQQQQQQQQQQPQQQTQTQQQAQTQQSLQQQQQQLKQVQQQQQLQLQKMQQSMMSSANAPPNRIAPTATMTSSATNDSAKTALQNMLRQKTPNLQSSPLLQLQQFSRQQAPQQQQQQQPKQQQQQQQPQQADLFSQQRFATQQVAPNVNLTDVQVPSMNMGNQQQVLMSQQMKMTGGNLLQQQQQQHIQQLQRQQQQKQQQQQQQQRNQTALYQQQMMMKGMGMQGGLGTMQRQLSVPENDFQQQQQQTQQQQANINMFQRQLSGQSNEFQPQMLMQQFQGQIQQGQFPNQGPF; encoded by the exons aTAACCAATGCTGCACACCAAAATAGCATATCCGAGAGCAAGACTAAGAAGAGACAAAACTTTGATCCTTATCCAG agTGGACTCAAACTATTATTAAGTTTCTCAGAGAACAACTTACCAAGCTATCAGATTACTATTCACAGCCATATACAAGCTTAAGTCAACGACCCCCATTGGAAATCGACACAGCTAACAAGCAATGGTCTTATGGAATTTTACTTGCTGAATGGATGATGAAG GAGGAACTGTTGGACAAGAATGAATTCTTTCAATGGGCTATTGAACTTAtgaacaacaaaataaatcaaGACGATACTTTGCTCAAACATATTTTACCTTTCATTCTACGG CATTTGGACACCATTGTTCAAAGTCAAGTTTTAGCTCGCGTATTGGCTAATTATGCAAtcaagaaattaaatttaattaataCTTCAGCAGAAAATATGCAAAGTTTGAGGGAAGTAGATCAAGAAGGGAAGTTGAATATTCGAAGTTCCAG CCCTGTTTTACCAATGTTGACAGAATATAAAGGCTGCCACCAAcatagatcaatggtaaccatTTTATGTGGAATCATACAAGCCATTACGATAAGGTGCCCTGCAGCATTGATTTGGAGCATAGCAAAAGTAAATAACACGGATCCATCAAAATCACATATTTTGGGATCACCTCTAGATAAACTGCCATGTCCTCCAAGTGATTTGCTTATCACTTCAGCTGAGGATAATGAGAATGAAAGAACAGAGAAAGAACAG ATTCGATCTGCACTAAGGGAACGGGAGAATGAAATCAGGAATAGAAGTATTGCAATTGAAAGGCGATGGATATCTCCGTCAAATCAAGGCACCAAAACAG CTGATGAATACCTGTTCGTGTTGGACATTCTTGATCAGACAAATTTTCATGAATCTAAATCAACAGGAATTGGTGAAACACTTCACGAATCCATATTCATGAACAAAAATGCTACTGTAGATTATAAA GAGCAATTTGAAATTGACAAACCAATTATTTTGTTGCTTTGTGAATGGGCCACCACTGTGAAGCGACATGGGAAACATAGAAGTCTTATTGCTGCTACTATTATTCAATTGCGGCAGAATTACCTTTTGGACCAA ATCTTTAAGGATAGTGGTGAGAGCGAAAACAACATGAAACTTTCATATCCATATCAAGATGTTTTAATGGAATTTCTAGATACTTCAGCTCCAAATCCAG gtTTTACTTCTGCGTACTTAGACACGTCTTTTAGACAGTTGGTTCTCCTATTTTCGGAGTTGATATCTTATGATGTGTTCAGTCATGATAAATACATGTGCACCTTGGTTGCTCGGGGTGATTTCTCACCTGAAATTCTTAGAAAGATTTCATCATGCCGTGGGTTGCTACAAAGTGAGAAGAAAACAACCACA aatgaaaaaattaaagttcGTCATCCAAGTTTAAATGATCATGATTACCAGGCGGGTGTGTCGAAGTTTGAGTTGGATGCTTTTATGGATCCACACAGTGATTTACAGAACATATTGAATGGAACTCCCGTCTCAGAAGCAg CACCTCCTTTGTTTGGGATGACTTCACCTGCTCATACGCCACCTACAACACTAATACTTGAAAATCAAGAAGACAAAGATGGATCTAGAAAAGAAGCGCATGCGTTATTTGCTTTGCATTTTCCCATACCGCCTAACTCTGAAACGACCCATGACAGTAACCAACGACTTGTGTTGTTGTATGGAGTGGGTGCAAACCGTCAAGGACAAATCAAGCATGTCAGTGACATGGAAAAGAAGTTATCTAAGTTGTTTGATTCTTCTCAAAAGGAAGAAAAACGTGCAAAAACAAAAGAGACAAAGAACCTAACTGAGAAAAAGACAGAAATCTTAAA gAATTTCCAACAACTGCCTATTCATGATCAGTACAATTTATCAACAAATTTTGCTGCTAAATTACAAGACGTAAAACAACAAGACCTTGGCCATTATGGGGTGCTCGGTGGAGTTCCATCTGCATTTCAATTAGCCTTGTTATTTGATTTATTGGAAATGTCTGGGAATATCCAAGGATTGATGCAATTCATTAGTTCTTTTATATCGCCTCGGGAACACGCATTTATCAAGGATGACGAGAATACTTACATGTATAGCGATCAACCTTCGAAATTGCACATCGTTGTGTCCTACATTCGCAAATACTACTcttgtttcttaaatttttcagAGGCTTGTGGAAACATCTTCCGAGG CTTATTGCAAACAGTAGAAAACATAGCTGATCCAGCATATTGTGGTTCAACTGAGCGTTGTGTTATGGTACTGCTTCACGACATGTATGAATCCTGTTTACATTTGCAG catcGATATGCTGATATATTCAGTACTGCATCTAGTAAAATAGCAGCTGCGATTTGCTCACCATTACAACCTTCCAATACCAGCCTGCTATGGGACACAGCTTTACTCTCTGAATGTTTTAAAGACCCCAG GAAGATGAAGTTGGATGTGATTTGGAAAGAATTTCTAACTAACGATCGACCTGCAAGACTGTACAGTTTTGTTTGTAATGCAGTGCTGGCagtaacaaaatgtaaaaatcagaaAAG GCTGCATGACATCAGTATGGTATGTTGTGAGGCAACATCCCACATTGCTGGTCTACGTACAGAATGGCTTGGCGTGATTAATGCTTGCTGTTGCCCATCGAACCCTGGATTAGGATACGAGGATCTTATAACTTCTATAAAT CTCGGCAACTCTGCAATCCAGCAGTCGCTTGCAATATTTGTGTGTGTGTTGATAGCTCGTCATTGCTTTAACTTGAACGACTTTTTATCAAAAGTGACACATTCAGCGTTAAAAGACTGGTCCAGCAAAa GTCTGCAATCAAGCAGTGGTATTCAGCTAACCATTCTTATTCTGGAACACTTGCTTAATGACAACATGGATCATTATTCACAAGTCAATCAGAATGAATTTGCAGAATCTCCTTACGAACATTATTTGCTGATTGGTGAACTAAATAACATAAGTGTGGAGCACATCCTTCTCGTGTTGAAAAGACTGGTTGTTATTGGGGAGAAAG ctaTCAACAATTTAACCGAATCCTCGTCACGCGACGAAGTCTTTGACACTCtgtttagcaatgaaacgttaGGTTTACCGCAAAATACAGATTTGTTCGACGTGCCATTTTCTCAAGCAAAATCGTCTT CTTCACAAGATAAAGCAGTCAATACTGGCAGCTTAGCGAGGAATTGTCTACTGCACATATGTGATCAAAGTTGGGTTCAAAATAAAATCTTGctcaatgaaaacaaaaatactcTGTTAAAAGGGTTTAATGATGCAGAATTAACAATTAATCAA GTTCAAAATCTTATGTCAATGTTGATAAGCAAAACCCCATGTGCGTCTTCAACGCAGTATATTGATTTTCAACTATCCACAAATCGCATATGCAAG AACTTGGATAAATGGTGTTTGCATCATTCATCAATTGAGTTGCAATTTCTAATGAAAATATGTAATAAAGAG GACACATCCAGACTGTTGTCAGCAATTGGACGTGCTGTCATGTCTACACTGACAGAAGATGAGGAGCCACAGCATAAAAAGAGTTCTCTTGTTGGTCCTTTGATTAGTAAACTGCCCGTCAATGTACAAGGAAGAATTTTAAAGTCTGCATCAGAAACTATGGAGAAAGGAAAATGGTGGAATCCATCTGGTAGTAACTCAAA GTTAACAGCTAACTCGCAGAAGACCTTGTTCACGCTCATCTCAAGTTGTTTACGTAACCAAGAAGAAAAcaaatccatttttttaaattctttacaGAAGCAACTTCAGTCGTTGGTAGTAGCTCCTGAAGAA GAAAAGCTTGATTTGTCACCTGAAGCAACCAACGCCCTTCTGGATGCGATCCACTTGAGATTAAACTTA ATTGGCATGCTGTTCGAtactattttaaaaactaacacGATACTATTCGATTGGATCGTGtcattgttttatttgttgGCGTGTGGTATTATACCTCTGAAGGACTACGATCATAGCAGAAGTTCTATGTGCACTGATCTTACTGACATGATTGTTATCCTTCTTCAAACGGTGCAACAGAATGAAGCGGCCACACCCAGTCAACAACAAACGCTACCCAATGATACCCACAAGTTTTCTACTGTTGTTAAAAGATTAAGG AAAGAATTATCTAATCGTGCTATAACAGCTACCACTTTACATTGCGAAGAACTTCTTCCGTTGCACACACCCCTCTGTGAAATTGTCACCACTGAGCCAATCAGACCGAACGATATAACACAGACCAACAGTTCAACTCCtctgaataaaaacaaaacggaGGAGAGCACGCCTCAACCTGAATAT GGTCTTAAACGTACTGGCATTCAAAAGGTAAGTGCTTGGGAGTTGCTGGAGGACACAAAAAGTCCTATTCCGCTTGCGCTGTCCATGTTTGGTGCTGTTCGCATAGAGAAACGCCCATTGCGATACGTAGAAGAATCTATGCGCCTGATTAGTCATACCCATCAACATAGGAAACCGATGAGTTATTTTTTAAACGCCAACCCTGAAGAAGAGGAGGACGAAAAAGAGGAAGCTGTTTTAAAAAGCCAACCCTCCACCCCGGTAGCGCTAGCAG GATTTCCCTTAAATTCGAATCAACAATTTTTGCCTTCGGTGAACGAGAACAGTGTTCTCACCAATGACGAACAAATGGACGATGCTACCAAGCTTGCCATGATGAAAAAACAACATCAAGAACTTCAACGTCAACGCTCAAACCAGTTAAAACGACAACTTTCCAGAACTAGTCCTCAACCGGAAATGTTGGCGCCAGATAACAAGCAAAAGAAAATGGTACAGATGCAGGGCCGAAGTGTGACTGCAGCAGGGTCTTCATTCGCTCAACAGCAGCTTCTCGCGCAACAGCAGCAGCAACAAGCCCAACAGCTGCAGCAGCAACAAACGCTGTCACAGCAAGGGCAGCAACCACAGcagcaacaacagcaacaacaaactCTATCGCAGCAAGGACAACAGCCAAACCAACAACTTAAACCAGCTCAACAATCACTGTTACAACAGCAGCAACAACTTCAACAAAAGCTACAGCTTCAACAACActtacaacaacaacagcatcaGTTGCAGTCCCAACAGCAACAGCAGCTCCAATCActacaacagcaacaacagcaacaacaacaacaacagcaacagcaGCCGCAACAACAAACACAGACGCAACAACAAGCACAGACGCAACAGTCCCTACAACAGCAGCAACAGCAGCTGAAACAAgtgcaacaacaacagcaacttcAACTGCAAAAGATGCAGCAATCAATGATGTCATCAGCCAACGCACCACCGAATAG GATAGCTCCAACTGCAACCATGACAAGCAGTGCAACTAACGATTCAGCGAAAACTGCTCTTCAAAATATGTTAAGACAGAAAACCCCCAACCTTCAGTCCAGTCCGTTATTGCAACTGCAACAGTTTTCTAGACAACAAGCtccacagcaacaacaacaacaacagccaaagcagcagcagcagcagcagcaaCCGCAACAGGCTGATCTGTTTAGTCAACAAAGATTCGCAACGCAACAAGTAGCACCTAAC GTCAACCTAACAGACGTGCAAGTACCTTCAATGAATATGGGTAACCAACAACAAGTCTTAATGAgccaacaaatgaaaatgacag GAGGAAACTTATTgcagcaacagcaacaacaacatatTCAGCAATTGcaaagacaacaacaacaaaaacaacaacaacaacaacagcaacaaagaAACCAAACCGCCTTGTATCAACAACAAATGATGATGAAAG GTATGGGTATGCAGGGCGGACTGGGCACCATGCAACGTCAACTATCTGTTCCTGAGAATGActtccaacaacaacaacaacaaacacaacaacaacaggcTAACATCAACATGTTTCAACGACAATTATCTGGACAATCAAACGAATTTCAACCACAGATGCTCATGCAGCAGTTTCAAGGACAAATCCAGCAAGGACAGTTTCCTAACCAAGGACCTTTTTAG